In the Rhizobium sp. CB3090 genome, one interval contains:
- a CDS encoding lysine-2,3-aminomutase-like protein produces the protein MNVMRPIRSVDDLEQAGLIDAGEARSLEAVAERYAIALTPTMAKLIDRSDPADPIARQFVPDMAELIVLPEERADPIGDHAHSPVEGIVHRYPDRVLLKAVHVCPVYCRFCFRREMVGPHGLGTLDAGALDAAFAYIRDHREIWEVILTGGDPLVLSPRRLEEMLSALANIEHVKIVRFHTRVPVVDPLKIDGALIAALKASGKTVYLALHANHPRELTAEARAACARLVDAGIVLVSQSVLLKGVNDDPDVLAALMRAFVETRIKPYYLHHPDLAPGTSHFRMTIAEGQEIVAALRGRISGLCQPTYILDIPGGHGKADIGRSAVREVGEGCYSIADYRGGEHVYPPER, from the coding sequence ATGAATGTGATGCGTCCGATCAGAAGTGTCGACGACCTCGAACAGGCCGGTTTGATCGATGCCGGCGAGGCTCGGTCGCTGGAGGCGGTAGCAGAGCGTTACGCCATTGCGCTCACGCCTACCATGGCAAAGCTGATCGACCGCAGCGATCCTGCCGATCCTATCGCCCGGCAATTCGTGCCCGACATGGCTGAACTCATCGTTTTGCCGGAAGAGCGGGCCGATCCGATCGGCGATCATGCCCATAGTCCGGTCGAAGGCATCGTCCATCGCTATCCCGACCGCGTCTTGTTGAAGGCCGTGCATGTCTGCCCGGTCTATTGCCGCTTCTGTTTCCGCCGTGAGATGGTCGGGCCGCACGGCCTCGGCACGCTGGATGCGGGGGCGCTCGATGCCGCCTTTGCCTATATCCGCGATCATCGCGAGATCTGGGAGGTCATCCTGACCGGCGGCGATCCGCTGGTGCTGTCGCCGCGCCGGCTCGAGGAGATGCTGAGTGCGCTGGCCAATATCGAGCACGTGAAGATCGTCCGGTTCCACACTCGTGTGCCCGTTGTCGATCCCTTGAAGATCGATGGGGCGCTGATTGCGGCGCTGAAGGCGAGCGGCAAGACGGTCTATTTGGCGTTGCATGCCAACCATCCGCGCGAGCTGACCGCAGAGGCGCGTGCCGCCTGCGCGCGGCTTGTCGATGCCGGCATTGTGCTCGTCAGCCAGTCCGTATTGCTGAAGGGCGTCAACGACGATCCGGATGTTCTGGCGGCGCTGATGAGGGCTTTCGTCGAGACGCGGATCAAGCCTTATTACCTGCATCACCCCGATCTTGCCCCCGGCACCAGCCATTTTCGCATGACGATAGCGGAGGGGCAGGAGATCGTCGCGGCGCTGCGCGGCCGTATTTCCGGCCTCTGCCAACCCACCTACATCCTCGATATACCAGGCGGCCATGGCAAGGCGGACATCGGCAGAAGCGCCGTCCGCGAGGTCGGCGAAGGCTGCTATTCCATCGCGGACTATCGCGGCGGCGAGCATGTCTATCCGCCGGAAAGGTAG
- the epmA gene encoding EF-P lysine aminoacylase EpmA has translation MEPTSSKASPWWTRSVHADRRPFLIGRNAIQAALREFFVRNGFIEVDTPTLQVSPGNEAHLHAFATEALTTDGQKAQFYLHTSPEFACKKLLAAGEERIACFAHVYRNRERGPLHHPEFTMLEWYRAGETYETLMTDCAALLALAAETVGAKKLSYRGAETDPFLTLERISVAAAFERYAKIDLLGSIGLDGSTDREHLAAEMRRIGMRVAKDDHWPDLFSRVLVEKIEPYLGFGRATILDEYPVSEAALARPSARDHRVAERFELYACGVELANAFGELTNADEQRRRFEIEMAEKARIYGETYPLDEEFLKALAVMPEASGIALGFDRLVMLATGASRIEQVLWAPVSEFGS, from the coding sequence ATGGAACCAACGAGCAGCAAAGCGTCCCCATGGTGGACCCGCAGCGTGCACGCTGACCGGCGGCCGTTCCTGATTGGCCGCAATGCTATCCAGGCGGCGCTGCGGGAATTCTTCGTCCGTAATGGTTTCATCGAAGTTGACACGCCGACGCTGCAGGTGTCGCCGGGCAACGAGGCGCATCTTCATGCCTTCGCCACGGAGGCGCTGACGACAGATGGCCAGAAGGCGCAGTTTTATCTCCACACTTCACCGGAATTCGCCTGCAAGAAGCTGCTGGCCGCCGGTGAGGAACGCATCGCCTGCTTCGCCCATGTCTATCGCAACCGCGAGCGCGGGCCGCTGCACCATCCGGAATTCACCATGCTGGAATGGTACCGGGCGGGCGAGACCTACGAGACGCTGATGACCGATTGTGCCGCGCTGCTGGCGCTGGCGGCGGAGACGGTGGGGGCGAAGAAACTCAGCTATCGCGGCGCCGAAACCGATCCGTTCCTAACACTGGAGCGCATCAGCGTCGCCGCCGCCTTCGAACGTTACGCCAAGATCGATTTGCTCGGTTCGATCGGACTCGACGGATCGACGGACCGTGAGCATCTGGCCGCCGAGATGCGGCGTATCGGTATGCGCGTTGCAAAGGACGACCACTGGCCCGATCTTTTCAGCCGCGTGCTGGTCGAAAAGATCGAGCCCTATCTTGGCTTCGGCCGGGCGACGATCCTCGATGAATATCCGGTCTCGGAAGCCGCTCTTGCCCGGCCCTCGGCGCGCGATCATCGCGTCGCCGAGCGCTTCGAGCTTTATGCTTGCGGCGTCGAGCTCGCCAATGCTTTCGGGGAACTCACCAATGCCGACGAGCAGCGGCGGCGGTTCGAGATCGAGATGGCCGAGAAAGCCCGCATATACGGCGAGACCTATCCGCTGGATGAGGAATTTCTCAAAGCCCTTGCCGTCATGCCGGAGGCGAGCGGCATAGCGCTGGGCTTCGACCGGCTGGTGATGCTGGCGACGGGCGCATCGCGGATCGAACAGGTGCTCTGGGCGCCGGTTTCGGAGTTTGGTTCATGA
- the efp gene encoding elongation factor P: protein MVKVIASSVRKGNVLDVDGKLYVVLTAQNFHPGKGTPVTQVDMRRIVDGVKVSERWRTTEQVERAFVEDVNFQYLYEDGEGFHFMNPATYDQVVVDVETMGDQKAYLQEGMTCILSIHEGVPLAIELPRHVTLEITETEPVVKGQTASSSYKPAMLSNGVRTMVPPHINAGTRVVIATEDNSYVERAKD, encoded by the coding sequence ATGGTCAAGGTCATCGCCTCTTCAGTCCGCAAGGGCAACGTTCTCGACGTCGACGGCAAACTCTACGTCGTTCTTACCGCTCAGAACTTTCATCCGGGCAAGGGCACGCCGGTCACCCAGGTCGACATGCGCCGCATCGTCGATGGCGTGAAAGTGTCCGAGCGCTGGCGCACCACCGAGCAGGTCGAGCGCGCCTTCGTCGAAGACGTGAACTTCCAGTACCTCTATGAAGATGGCGAAGGCTTCCACTTCATGAATCCGGCCACCTACGATCAGGTCGTCGTCGACGTCGAAACCATGGGCGACCAGAAAGCCTATCTCCAGGAAGGCATGACCTGCATCCTGTCGATCCACGAAGGCGTTCCGCTCGCCATCGAACTGCCGCGCCACGTCACGCTGGAAATCACTGAAACCGAACCGGTCGTGAAGGGCCAGACGGCATCGTCCTCCTACAAGCCCGCCATGCTGTCGAACGGCGTGCGCACCATGGTGCCGCCGCACATCAACGCCGGCACCCGCGTCGTCATCGCCACGGAAGACAATTCCTACGTCGAGCGCGCCAAGGACTGA
- a CDS encoding DUF4160 domain-containing protein yields MRFVIYTADHEPPHAHVVGEGEARIDIVTLIVITQGGMSDRDVRRAVATIEANQQLILDTWRKYHG; encoded by the coding sequence ATGCGCTTCGTCATTTACACGGCTGATCACGAACCCCCTCATGCTCACGTTGTCGGCGAAGGTGAAGCGCGGATCGATATCGTCACTCTGATCGTAATCACCCAGGGCGGGATGTCTGATAGAGACGTCCGCCGGGCGGTGGCTACAATAGAAGCAAACCAACAATTAATCCTGGATACCTGGAGAAAGTATCATGGTTGA
- a CDS encoding DUF2442 domain-containing protein — MVEVTDAELARAKQRWEAERIERPIPLSVRFDSPSERVVVEFTNGASFMFPARSLEGLEEATAAQLAEVELLGETALHWESLDADYTITGLMNGIFGTKAFMEAQRRGGQSRSPAKIAASRANGAKGGRPKKSAEHS, encoded by the coding sequence ATGGTTGAGGTCACCGATGCGGAATTGGCCCGAGCAAAGCAGCGCTGGGAAGCAGAACGAATTGAGCGGCCCATTCCACTTTCCGTCCGTTTCGATAGCCCCTCGGAGCGCGTCGTTGTTGAATTTACCAACGGAGCATCCTTTATGTTCCCGGCCCGCTCCCTAGAGGGTTTGGAAGAGGCAACCGCTGCGCAGTTGGCCGAAGTGGAGCTCCTGGGCGAGACGGCACTGCATTGGGAAAGCCTCGACGCCGACTACACGATTACCGGTCTGATGAACGGAATATTCGGCACAAAAGCATTTATGGAAGCTCAGCGACGTGGCGGCCAATCCCGCTCGCCCGCGAAAATCGCGGCTAGCCGCGCAAACGGCGCCAAGGGTGGGCGCCCCAAGAAATCTGCGGAACATTCCTGA